Proteins co-encoded in one Juglans regia cultivar Chandler chromosome 16, Walnut 2.0, whole genome shotgun sequence genomic window:
- the LOC108991509 gene encoding eukaryotic translation initiation factor 4B2-like, with protein MSTKPWGNIGAWAADVEAEELEVAAAAAAAAESSSQKFPSLKEAATAKPKKKKMTLSEFNMAPYSALSGGRGSTQNNQGLTPEEMLRLPTGPKERSAEEMQYGGLGGGFSSYGRSGSLSGRGRDRDEGDGSWGGGSRRPYGGFDQERRGPPPSRVSDLDQPSRADEVDNWALTKKPLPPSLESGRNNRYGSLGGGSRADDIDNWAVGKKPLSAKSSTFGSGFRDSGQEPERWTRGGGGFRESDRERPRLVFDPPRGDLGVNETPVVVVNSNKPNPFGAARPREQVLAEKGLDWKKMESDIEAKKASTPTSAHSSRPSSAQSSHSEGQGLQQVFENVVKPRPKVNPFGDAKPREVLLEERGKDWRKIDLELEHRSVDRPETEEEKKLKEELYHLKQEFQRESTTEANRESLQESSGDQSSLCDRIRLKETELEALVHDLDVKVRFGQKAVERPGSRPGSRPSSGAGRVAGFPERPPSQSGSIEETRNLEFMDRPRSRGTGDVWTRSADGRRSFGAGRDRGFHVNRDLDRPRPRERW; from the exons ATGTCGACAAAACCCTGGGGTAACATCGGAGCCTGGGCCGCCGATGTCGAAGCCGAAGAGCTCGAGGTTGCGGCGGCTGCTGCGGCTGCGGCCGAGTCCTCGTCCCAGAAATTCCCTAGCCTCAAAGAAGCCGCGACCGCCAAgcccaagaagaagaagatgaccttATCCGAGTTCAACATGGCCCCCTACTCCGCGTTGTCCGGTGGCCGCGGCTCAACCCAAAACAACCAAGGGTTGACCCCCGAAGAGATGCTCCGGCTCCCGACCGGTCCCAAAGAGCGCTCTGCCGAGGAAATGCAGTACGGTGGGCTCGGAGGCGGGTTCTCTTCGTACGGGCGGTCCGGTTCTTTATCGGGCCGGGGCAGGGACCGGGACGAAGGAGATGGTTCCTGGGGCGGTGGCTCCCGTAGGCCCTATGGTGGATTTGATCAGGAACGTAGGGGTCCCCCTCCGtctagggtttcggatttggaTCAGCCTTCGAGGGCGGACGAGGTCGACAACTGGGCCTTGACGAAGAAACCTCTGCCACCTTCACTCGAATCGGGTCGGAATAATCGGTACGGGTCTCTTGGTGGCGGGTCGAGGGCTGATGACATTGATAATTGGGCGGTTGGGAAAAAGCCTCTTTCTGCTAAATCTTCCACATTCGGCTCAGGATTTCGAGATTCAGGTCAGGAGCCCGAACGCTGGACTAGAGGAGGCGGAGGGTTTCGTGAGAGCGACCGGGAACGGCCTAGATTGGTATTTGATCCCCCTAGAGGGGATTTGGGCGTTAATGAAACGCCGGTGGTCGTGGTGAATTCGAATAAGCCGAACCCGTTTGGTGCAGCACGCCCTAGGGAGCAGGTTTTAGCGGAGAAGGGTTTGGATTGGAAGAAGATGGAATCGGATATTGAGGCTAAGAAAGCGAGTACACCGACAAGTGCTCACTCGAGCAGGCCTTCCAGTGCACAGTCAAGCCACTCTGAGGGTCAAGGGCTGCAGCAGGTTTTTGAGAATGTGGTCAAGCCGAGGCCTAAGGTGAATCCTTTTGGTGATGCCAAGCCTAGGGAGGTTTTGCTTGAGGAGCGAGGTAAAGATTGGAGGAAGATTGATCTTGAATTGGAGCATCGCAGCGTCGACAG GCCTGAAAcagaggaggaaaagaaattgaaagaagaattaTATCATTTAAAGCAGGAATTTCAGAGGGAATCTACCACGGAAGCAAACAGGGAATCTCTGCAAGAGTCTAGTGGAGACCAATCCAGTTTATGTGATAGAATACGTCTCAAAGAAACGGAATTGGAAGCACTGGTTCATGATTTGGATGTCAAAGTTCGCTTTGGGCAGAAAGCGGTTGAAAGGCCTGGTTCTAGGCCTGGTTCCAGGCCTAGTTCTGGAGCAGGCAGGGTGGCTGGCTTTCCTGAGAGGCCACCTTCTCAATCTGGGTCAATTGAGGAAACAAGAAATCTGGAGTTCATGGATAGGCCTCGATCGCGCGGCACAGGGGATGTGTGGACAAGGTCTGCTGATGGCAGAAGATCCTTTGGAGCTGGAAGGGATAGAGGATTTCATGTTAACCGAGACTTAGACAG GCCGAGGCCAAGGGAGAGGTGGTGA